From Actinomyces procaprae:
TGCAGGACTGGTTGGTCTGCCACACGCCGATGAGGGTGTATGCGGCGAACACCATTGCGGAGCAGCCTGCCGCCAGGCCATCGAGGCCGTCGGTCAGGTTGACCGCATTGGACCAGGCGGTGATCAGGAAGTTGGACCAGATGGTGAACAGGACGATTCCGACGATCGCGCCCGCGAAGGCGAGGTCCAGGCCTGAGTCACGGGCGAAGGAGATCCGTGTGGACGCCGGGGTCAGGCCGTTGCGGTTGGCGAAGTTCAGCGCGGCCACCGAGAAGGTGATGCCGATGAATGCCTGCCCGAGGATCTTCTGCCACGGGCTCAGTCCCAGCGACCGCTGTTTGGAGATCTTCTCGAAGTCGTCCATGAAGCCGATCAGTCCCAGGCCGACTATGAGGAACAGCAGTAGCACACCGCTGGCGTGCGGGGAGCGCAACTCGATCAGGTTCGCCACCGCGTAGCCGAGCACGGTCGCGATGATGATGACCAGTCCCCCCATGGTGGGGGTGCCGCGTTTGGTGAAGTGTCCCTGCGGACCGTCCTGGCGGATGAACTGCCCGTACTCCCGCTTCTGCAGGAAGCGGATGAGCAGAGGCGTGCCTAGTAGCGCCACCAGCAGGGCTACCGCCGCTGACACGAGGATTGC
This genomic window contains:
- the mraY gene encoding phospho-N-acetylmuramoyl-pentapeptide-transferase; amino-acid sequence: MTAILVSAAVALLVALLGTPLLIRFLQKREYGQFIRQDGPQGHFTKRGTPTMGGLVIIIATVLGYAVANLIELRSPHASGVLLLFLIVGLGLIGFMDDFEKISKQRSLGLSPWQKILGQAFIGITFSVAALNFANRNGLTPASTRISFARDSGLDLAFAGAIVGIVLFTIWSNFLITAWSNAVNLTDGLDGLAAGCSAMVFAAYTLIGVWQTNQSCTYGHADVVATLCYQTRDPRDMAMIAAALMGACFGFLWWNASPAKIFMGDTGSLALGGALAGLSILTRTEFLAVLIGGLFVAEVMSDIIQVVSFKSTGKRVFRMAPLHHHFELGGWTEVNVVIRFWIITGVCVVLGLGLFYAEYLVS